The following DNA comes from Bombus terrestris chromosome 2, iyBomTerr1.2, whole genome shotgun sequence.
CTTTGATCTGTCCAgcatatcttttatttctttctcttgccATTCTCGAAGTCTACGTGCTGTATATCTGACAAAAATAACACCGCCAACTATGATACCTCCCAATATAAACTTTCGTCTATGCCGGTTCACAAATCCACGAAGACttgaaaacatttttttacataaattgtataaaatgttgTTTACAAAATGTTATGTATCATAAATAGTAACAATATTTTTGCTCAATTAACTATGAAAGTGTCTTAatcatgaaataatttattgcacATTCACTTCTGCAGGATTAGTTAAAACTGTATTTCTTGATCTATATGCAATAAAGTTACTTGTATCGATAAATCTCTCTACACAATTTACAATACAACTTCGATTAGTTGAACTCAAGGAACTACCAGGTGTTCCAATACAGAGTTGCCAGCAAATATCAGTTAAGTTAAGTGCCAGTctctgaaaataaaaagattacctttacatatatttgcaataatatattgcaatttctttttcaaaatatttttgtatttataaatcaACTAACTAATCTCAATACTTAACACATAAAATTAACATACTGTTAAAAGACATTATTttggatataattttatattcaatgCAAAAGAAAACAACTGTTGTTACATACAATATAAAAGTCAATGAGTATCCTgcttattctttattttctaatatttgatGATAGATACTACTTTCAATATTCCTAATTCcggaattatattaattaaaaattattgtacgGAATATTAAAATGActtaaaagagaaatatttatttacaaactaACCTGAAATTGTTGATTTTTACTTTCTCGCTCAATGAACGTTTGTAGTTGCTCGTCGACCGTACCTTTCGATCTTTGATCCTTCATAAACGTCATTATTTAATTCTCACCGTACTTTTTTTTAAAGCTGAAATGATCGTATATGACcattatactattattataataccgaagcttattttaattttcacttACTAAGAAAATGAACTTAGTCAGGgcaaattaataacaataaattaacaataatgaTAAAATTCAAGGTTAGTATTAAGTTTtgtatttatgaatttaaattatttgataGAATCAGATAGAATCAAGAAAATGCAATTTATAATGTGACGGACTTCAGATATGTGCCGTGCCAACTTCAGTCAGTTACCTCTAAAATCCGCTCATAGTCCACCGATTGAACGATTTTTAAAACTCATAATTTAGGAGCcagaaagaatatttaaataaaactagTCTCAATTAATTCTTTAGGTTTCACATTTTTATTTGAACCTTCAAAAGTTCAAGAATTCTGCCTAGAAgtcaacaaatttattttttttaattgtcaCATATCAATTAGTTCTATCTTTTCACAGCTAGATGATGATAAGATACAATTGATTAAatcttatacatattttttaaatagtataTTAGGTAATCTATTTATACATCGAATCAGTACTAAATCCCTTACAGATTAtacaatgtattatttatatatacgataaattataaatctgATCTAACACCAAATCCAGGTCCTGGTGGTGGTGATGTCAATGACGTTAAACCAGATGCCGGATCTGCTGCAAATCTAGGAGAATTTTGTGGTCCTGGTGGCGGTCTTTCACCTTTTTTAAATgcatttattatagctgtagcACTTTCAGGCGTTAAATCTTCCTGTAAgagatattaatattacttataCTTATTTTATGAACGTTCAATTTATTTTAAGGCATATCCTGAATCTAAAATCAAATTAGGATTATCCAGTTAGggctatgaaatattttataaaattatacttacaTAGTAATCATCATTAACTTGAAACATTGGTGCATTAGCACAAGCACCAAGACATTCTACTTCAGAAATAGTAAATAGTTTATCTGCAGACATTTCTCCAACTTTACAATTTGTAGCTTTAACTACAGCTTCCACAATGGAATCAGAATCTCGTAACCAACATGGAGTACAGGTACAAATTTGTACATGATATTTTCCCATTGGTCTTCTATTGAACATTGTATAAAATGTTGCAACTTCATAGACTCGCATGTGAGGGACATCTAATATTTCCGCTACTTTGTGCATAGCAGAAATAGGTAACCATCCATGTTGACGTTGAGCCAGATCTAACAGAGGTATCATCGCACCACGTTTATGACCTTCaggataaatttttaaaagagcTGCGATGCGTTTCTTGTTTGCTTCATTGAATTCAAATGGTATACTTGGATTATCAACTTCGCTATCTCTATGCTATTCAATATAAAATGAATTAGCAtcgatgtaaaatattcattaatttcatatctatataataatacatacaatAAATAACTGATCTGAGATGCGAATGGTTGAAGTATATAATCCTCTAGCGTTCTTGCAATTCTGTTTAGccaaaaaaagtaaataaataatacaaattattcaAAAGAATTTATTAGATGTCAGATAACTATACTTTGTGATCtgtaaagtatttaaaatacaatatgtttaaaacaatgaaaaaaattacattACCTACTTGTTTcacagaatatttttattttcagaagaaaaaggaaaacattttatcaaagttaattttaatttgatcaTAAAttagtatttcgaaatataatgtaaaatatttattaaatgataatgAAGTATTTGAAAAAGTTTGGACCATATAAATTGATATGTGCATATGGATaataacatatttttcataataagAATAGTATCAATAGCATAAATAAAACTTAAAATTATTTGACATTGGTTATTAAAatccttttatatttttaagtagTTACTTTAAACAAGTAAAGATAAGGAAAACTAATTTCATGATa
Coding sequences within:
- the LOC100649193 gene encoding mitochondrial import inner membrane translocase subunit Tim8 A, whose product is MTFMKDQRSKGTVDEQLQTFIERESKNQQFQRLALNLTDICWQLCIGTPGSSLSSTNRSCIVNCVERFIDTSNFIAYRSRNTVLTNPAEVNVQ
- the LOC100649313 gene encoding NADH dehydrogenase [ubiquinone] flavoprotein 2, mitochondrial, with translation MYNNLKTMFLPLRIIHTLANCKNARGLYTSTIRISDQLFIHRDSEVDNPSIPFEFNEANKKRIAALLKIYPEGHKRGAMIPLLDLAQRQHGWLPISAMHKVAEILDVPHMRVYEVATFYTMFNRRPMGKYHVQICTCTPCWLRDSDSIVEAVVKATNCKVGEMSADKLFTISEVECLGACANAPMFQVNDDYYEDLTPESATAIINAFKKGERPPPGPQNSPRFAADPASGLTSLTSPPPGPGFGVRSDL